The Streptomyces sp. DH-12 genome has a window encoding:
- a CDS encoding TIGR04222 domain-containing membrane protein, with product MFWVPLLLLAWAIAGVAGLRLCRAAVREAAAGGEDEGRGLTLYEAAFLSGGPVRVADVTLVAMARQRRLLLAHTGWATVVDPCGRDDIERTVIGAIGPDGQSPIAPVRKAAAAAETVRALADRLVRAGLAVPEGDGRTVAEALRRTRLAAAAVAGLAAAALLVPTPSQMPRSLVALWFALPLVFTLGCLAIARFELSPASRWASPAGQRLLASVRRAAAGDPDDDRAYLTSVAVRGVRAAGGPQVRAAFAHREPHPEG from the coding sequence ATGTTCTGGGTTCCTCTCCTGCTTCTGGCCTGGGCGATCGCCGGTGTCGCGGGGCTGCGGCTGTGTCGTGCGGCGGTGCGTGAGGCGGCCGCGGGCGGTGAGGACGAGGGGCGGGGTCTGACGCTGTACGAGGCGGCGTTCCTGTCCGGCGGCCCCGTCCGGGTCGCCGACGTCACGCTCGTCGCGATGGCCCGTCAGCGGCGGCTGCTGCTGGCCCACACCGGCTGGGCCACCGTCGTCGACCCGTGCGGGCGGGACGACATCGAGCGCACGGTGATAGGGGCGATCGGACCGGACGGGCAGTCGCCCATAGCGCCGGTGCGGAAGGCGGCGGCGGCCGCGGAGACGGTGCGCGCGCTGGCGGACCGCCTGGTGCGCGCCGGGCTCGCGGTGCCGGAGGGCGACGGGCGGACCGTCGCGGAGGCGCTGCGCCGGACGCGGCTCGCGGCGGCGGCCGTGGCCGGGCTGGCCGCCGCCGCGCTGCTCGTGCCCACGCCGTCGCAGATGCCGCGCTCGTTGGTCGCCCTGTGGTTCGCGTTGCCGCTGGTGTTCACGCTGGGGTGTCTGGCCATTGCACGGTTCGAGCTGAGCCCCGCCTCGCGCTGGGCATCCCCCGCGGGTCAGCGGCTGCTGGCCTCCGTGCGGCGGGCGGCGGCCGGCGACCCCGACGACGACCGCGCGTATCTCACCTCCGTCGCGGTGCGCGGGGTGCGGGCGGCGGGCGGACCGCAGGTGCGCGCGGCCTTCGCGCACCGGGAGCCGCACCCGGAGGGCTGA